In Aliamphritea ceti, a single window of DNA contains:
- a CDS encoding VOC family protein has protein sequence MRYLHTMVRVNDLDASLKFYCDLLGLVETKRNEYEGGRFTLCFLADPHYEAHAREHQSPLLELTYNWDPEEYDEGRNFGHLAFEVDDIYSLCQKLQDAGVTINRPPRDGHMAFVRSPDNISIELLQKGESLAPAEPWASMENTGHW, from the coding sequence ATGCGCTATCTACACACTATGGTTCGGGTAAACGACCTGGACGCATCTCTGAAATTTTATTGCGATCTGCTCGGCCTGGTTGAAACCAAACGTAACGAATATGAAGGCGGTCGCTTCACTTTGTGCTTTCTGGCTGATCCTCACTATGAAGCTCACGCCCGCGAACATCAGAGTCCGCTGCTAGAGCTCACTTACAACTGGGACCCGGAAGAATACGATGAAGGCCGCAACTTCGGCCATCTGGCATTTGAGGTAGATGATATCTACAGCCTTTGCCAGAAACTGCAAGATGCCGGTGTCACTATCAACCGCCCACCCCGTGACGGTCATATGGCGTTTGTGCGCTCCCCGGATAACATCTCTATTGAGTTACTGCAAAAAGGTGAGTCACTGGCGCCAGCTGAGCCCTGGGCCTCTATGGAGAATACCGGGCACTGGTAA
- a CDS encoding ANTAR domain-containing response regulator has protein sequence MNTPINSRPLYSRLYLLDDQQDTDQALMNALTHLGYDIHQACQPNLLADLQQASTDIIFIRQQQLSPQLLEQLKLIQQWQPVPVIIFTESDHQATAEQAILAGASSYIVSGLQYKRLASIIRVACLRFEATKNLQQNLAQAEQSLDERKLIEQAKGLVMRHQKCDEQQAFIAMRNMSMSQSISLGKLARQLITALEH, from the coding sequence ATGAACACCCCTATTAACTCCAGGCCATTATACTCACGGCTCTACCTATTGGATGACCAGCAAGACACTGATCAGGCGCTAATGAATGCGCTGACTCACTTAGGCTATGACATCCATCAAGCCTGCCAGCCAAACCTGCTTGCCGATCTGCAGCAGGCTTCTACTGATATTATATTTATCAGACAACAACAGCTAAGTCCCCAGCTACTCGAACAACTTAAACTGATCCAGCAATGGCAACCGGTACCCGTCATCATTTTTACCGAATCAGACCATCAGGCAACCGCTGAACAGGCTATCCTTGCCGGTGCCAGCTCATATATCGTCAGCGGCCTGCAATATAAACGTCTTGCTTCAATCATCCGCGTAGCTTGTCTGCGTTTCGAAGCGACCAAGAATCTGCAACAAAACCTGGCGCAGGCAGAACAGTCACTGGACGAAAGAAAACTCATAGAACAGGCCAAAGGCCTGGTGATGCGACATCAGAAATGTGACGAACAGCAAGCATTCATCGCCATGCGAAATATGTCGATGAGCCAAAGTATCAGCCTCGGCAAACTGGCCCGGCAACTGATTACTGCACTGGAGCACTGA
- a CDS encoding NarK family nitrate/nitrite MFS transporter produces MHATTRFNIFSWQGKMKILHCSWIAFFITFFVWFNHAPLLAVIGDSLNLTREQIKTLLILNVALTIPARVIVGMLTDKYGPRNVYACILALASIPCFMFALAENFMDAAIARFLLGFVGAGFVVGIRMVSEWFPANELGTAEGIYGGWGNFGSAAAAMLLPGMAIFFSLEHFTVLEGWRIAVLLSGFISLCFSVFWYLNVTNTPKGATYFKPKQIGGMEVSSVKDFWLLLIMKLPMYAALALLSWKLSPAGVSMLSEQLCNLMYLLLTIIFIYDCYSAYRINRHLFTQPVPEYERYDFKQVAVLNVLYFATFGSELAVVSMLPLFFADVFALDMVVAGLLASAYAFMNLMSRPGGGWLSDRFGRKKTLLILTTGLAAGYALMACIDSSWPLIMAVITAMACSFFVQAGEGAVFAVVPLIKRRLTGQIAGMTGAYGNVGAVFYLTVLSLVEYQVFFMVISATAVLGLISLMFLQEPKGHIAEVDENGSVELISVT; encoded by the coding sequence ATGCACGCTACTACCCGTTTTAATATTTTCTCCTGGCAGGGGAAAATGAAGATTCTGCATTGCAGCTGGATCGCTTTTTTCATTACTTTTTTTGTCTGGTTCAACCATGCTCCCCTGCTGGCAGTCATTGGTGATTCGCTAAACCTTACCCGCGAACAGATTAAAACCCTGCTCATTCTCAATGTTGCACTGACCATTCCGGCACGAGTGATCGTCGGCATGCTGACTGATAAATATGGCCCACGTAATGTCTATGCCTGCATTCTCGCCCTGGCGAGTATTCCCTGCTTTATGTTCGCACTGGCGGAAAACTTTATGGATGCCGCTATCGCCCGGTTTTTACTCGGCTTTGTCGGTGCCGGTTTTGTCGTTGGTATACGCATGGTAAGTGAATGGTTTCCAGCCAATGAACTGGGGACTGCGGAAGGTATTTACGGTGGCTGGGGAAATTTCGGTTCAGCCGCAGCCGCCATGCTACTGCCAGGTATGGCTATCTTCTTTAGCCTTGAACACTTCACAGTACTGGAAGGCTGGCGCATAGCTGTATTACTCAGCGGCTTTATCAGCCTTTGCTTCAGTGTTTTCTGGTACCTGAATGTTACCAACACACCTAAAGGCGCAACTTACTTTAAACCTAAGCAAATTGGTGGCATGGAAGTTTCAAGTGTCAAAGATTTCTGGCTGCTGCTAATAATGAAACTGCCTATGTATGCCGCCCTGGCATTACTCAGCTGGAAACTTTCACCAGCCGGCGTCAGCATGCTCAGCGAACAGCTGTGTAATCTGATGTATCTGCTACTGACGATTATCTTTATCTACGACTGCTACAGTGCGTATCGCATTAACCGTCATCTGTTTACTCAGCCTGTACCTGAATATGAACGCTATGACTTTAAACAGGTAGCGGTTCTGAACGTACTTTATTTTGCTACCTTCGGTTCAGAATTAGCAGTGGTTTCCATGCTGCCACTGTTCTTTGCCGATGTTTTCGCACTCGACATGGTGGTCGCCGGTCTGTTGGCATCAGCCTATGCCTTTATGAATCTTATGTCGCGTCCCGGTGGCGGCTGGCTGAGCGATCGTTTCGGCCGTAAAAAAACCCTGCTGATACTGACCACAGGTCTGGCTGCCGGCTACGCTCTGATGGCCTGCATAGACAGTAGCTGGCCACTGATAATGGCAGTTATTACAGCGATGGCTTGCTCATTCTTTGTACAGGCTGGCGAAGGAGCAGTATTTGCCGTCGTGCCGCTAATAAAGCGCCGTCTTACCGGACAGATTGCAGGTATGACAGGTGCCTACGGCAACGTCGGTGCAGTCTTCTATCTCACGGTACTTTCACTGGTTGAATACCAGGTTTTCTTCATGGTGATTTCAGCAACAGCAGTGCTTGGTTTGATCAGCCTGATGTTCCTGCAGGAACCTAAAGGACATATCGCAGAGGTTGATGAGAACGGCAGTGTTGAACTGATCAGTGTGACCTGA
- a CDS encoding bifunctional protein-serine/threonine kinase/phosphatase — protein MNTASDQMPETLSDHQPFPGKARSQGLLVSFGGYSSAGVKAVNQDAFAAAFPDNSSRPYKGAAAAIADGVSSCTDAAIASHTSVTSFMQDYFSTPDSWSVKQSSARVLNALNSWLYQHKAAEQPSLLTTFAAVIIKSTTLYTLHVGDSRISHIRNGRLEQLSEDHQHTELQHTYLARALGADPHLKVDFSCQSLQAGDLILLTTDGVHEYLDNSEISQIIQQHSQPESFTASQLEDIARILVKTALQQGSKDNLTALLVSVTQLPDITQKEAQQAFSHLPIPPALNIGQKIDHYQVLDIVFSGTRSHMYKVKNLHDGQSYVLKSPSLNFADDPHYLQGFIREEWTGQTVQQAHLMRTYAAPDKPFLYYIGEHIEGLNLRQWMDQHPFPTIHEVRQILRQTISGLRALQRQGIIHQDLKPENIMINQDGQVKIIDYGTVQIAGVNELYSPLTKSVPQGSVGYTAPEYLLGQSGSSRSDLFSLAIISYEMLTGKHPYSQLQKADNQLRQYSQLSYTPARQHRPDLPAWIEACLQKALKPDPAERHQALSEFLHDFSTPNLQLVSQLEQQPLLSRNPLLFWQALSGVLLFTNFVLLALS, from the coding sequence ATGAATACAGCATCTGACCAAATGCCAGAAACCTTATCAGACCACCAGCCATTCCCCGGGAAAGCCCGTTCACAAGGCTTACTGGTTAGTTTCGGTGGTTATTCCAGCGCCGGCGTCAAAGCGGTCAATCAGGATGCCTTTGCAGCGGCGTTTCCAGATAACAGCAGCCGGCCCTATAAAGGCGCAGCCGCAGCCATTGCCGATGGTGTCAGTAGTTGTACGGACGCTGCTATCGCCAGTCACACCAGCGTGACCAGCTTCATGCAGGATTATTTCTCAACACCTGACAGCTGGAGCGTTAAACAATCCAGTGCACGGGTACTAAACGCACTCAATAGCTGGCTTTATCAGCATAAGGCCGCAGAGCAGCCCAGCCTGCTTACAACTTTTGCCGCGGTAATCATCAAGTCCACAACGTTATATACCTTGCATGTGGGAGACTCGCGGATCAGCCATATACGTAATGGCCGGCTGGAACAACTCAGTGAAGACCATCAACACACTGAACTGCAACATACCTATCTGGCCAGAGCATTAGGTGCCGATCCGCACCTGAAAGTCGACTTTTCCTGTCAGTCATTACAGGCTGGCGATTTGATCCTGCTTACAACTGATGGCGTTCATGAATATCTCGACAACAGCGAAATTAGTCAGATCATTCAGCAACACAGTCAGCCTGAGTCATTCACCGCCTCGCAACTCGAAGACATTGCCCGAATACTGGTCAAAACAGCGCTGCAACAAGGCAGTAAAGACAACCTGACCGCTTTGCTGGTAAGCGTCACTCAGTTACCAGATATCACTCAGAAAGAAGCCCAGCAGGCATTCAGCCACCTTCCCATCCCTCCTGCACTTAACATTGGCCAGAAGATTGATCACTATCAGGTGTTGGATATCGTCTTCAGCGGTACCCGCAGTCATATGTACAAAGTAAAAAACCTGCATGACGGTCAGTCTTATGTGCTTAAATCCCCCTCATTAAACTTCGCTGACGATCCACATTACCTGCAAGGCTTTATCCGCGAGGAATGGACCGGTCAGACAGTGCAACAGGCTCACCTGATGCGCACTTATGCAGCGCCGGATAAACCCTTTCTTTACTACATAGGTGAGCACATTGAAGGACTGAATCTGCGCCAATGGATGGACCAGCATCCCTTCCCCACCATACATGAAGTACGGCAGATATTACGACAGACAATTTCAGGACTCCGCGCCCTACAGCGACAAGGTATTATCCATCAGGACCTGAAGCCTGAAAACATTATGATAAACCAGGATGGCCAGGTAAAAATCATTGACTACGGTACTGTTCAGATTGCCGGCGTAAACGAACTTTACTCTCCTTTAACCAAGTCAGTTCCACAGGGTTCGGTCGGCTACACAGCCCCTGAATATCTGCTCGGCCAGTCAGGTAGCAGCCGTTCTGATCTGTTTTCACTGGCCATCATCAGCTATGAAATGCTGACTGGAAAACACCCTTATAGTCAGTTACAAAAAGCAGATAACCAGCTTAGGCAATATAGCCAACTGAGCTACACCCCTGCCCGCCAGCATCGTCCGGACCTGCCAGCATGGATAGAAGCTTGCTTACAAAAAGCTTTAAAGCCTGATCCTGCGGAGCGTCATCAGGCACTCTCCGAGTTTCTCCATGACTTCAGCACACCTAATCTTCAGCTGGTAAGCCAACTGGAGCAACAGCCATTGCTGAGTCGGAATCCACTGCTGTTCTGGCAAGCGCTGAGTGGTGTGTTGTTATTCACTAACTTCGTATTACTCGCGCTCAGTTAA
- the pxpB gene encoding 5-oxoprolinase subunit PxpB yields the protein MKLEIAGENALILYFGEKTDPAVSAKVQQAVDALETALSDVLIDMVPSYASLLVIFNPLACDHLEVRRRIRTALSDQTEGETSEGRLVSLPAYYSTESGPDLEDLANRANLSVEEVIKIHSEMEYRVYAIGFAPGFAYLGEVDERIAAPRLSTPRQKVPRGAVAIADRQTAVYPAVSPGGWNLIGLCPTRMFNPEATPSMPVQVGDRIRFQPIERDEFLSLGGEL from the coding sequence ATGAAACTCGAGATTGCTGGCGAAAACGCCCTGATACTTTATTTCGGTGAAAAAACCGACCCTGCGGTATCAGCCAAAGTTCAGCAGGCAGTAGATGCTCTGGAAACGGCGCTCTCCGATGTGCTGATCGACATGGTGCCTTCTTACGCATCTCTGTTAGTGATCTTTAATCCATTAGCCTGCGACCATCTGGAAGTACGTCGCCGTATTCGCACAGCACTGAGCGATCAGACAGAAGGCGAAACGTCTGAAGGTCGCCTGGTGAGCCTGCCAGCTTACTACAGCACTGAATCAGGCCCGGACCTCGAAGATCTGGCTAACCGTGCCAACCTGAGCGTGGAAGAGGTCATTAAGATCCACAGTGAAATGGAATACCGGGTCTATGCCATCGGCTTTGCACCGGGCTTCGCTTATCTGGGCGAAGTAGACGAGCGCATTGCTGCGCCACGTCTTTCAACTCCCCGTCAGAAAGTCCCCCGTGGTGCAGTCGCTATTGCTGACCGTCAGACCGCCGTTTACCCGGCAGTATCTCCAGGCGGCTGGAACCTGATCGGTTTATGCCCTACCCGAATGTTCAACCCTGAAGCGACACCAAGCATGCCTGTACAGGTCGGTGACAGAATTCGCTTCCAGCCGATTGAACGTGATGAATTTCTGTCTCTGGGAGGCGAACTGTAA
- a CDS encoding DUF4392 domain-containing protein: MENVVNEAALSQQIEDALVARNLRGMKTVQPALQTGYYLRAARILNKCKGHVLIGTGFPVVDTFETDGPVGAIALYRALETLGATPVIVCGPPVSQALMKDFRVHEIRVGEHQERKLEAFQALYHYNPDAVLSIERPGQAADGGYYNMRGESISPRTACFDTFINNAKCPTIGIGDGGNEIGMGNITEALKDLDIVSASTRVDELCIADVSNWGAYGIMSFLSLWNNIDLLEAVKPLEILEYLSGLGSVDGVTRLNELTEDGLPMEEGESVLLELRKIIGMA; the protein is encoded by the coding sequence ATGGAAAATGTAGTGAATGAGGCGGCGCTGAGCCAGCAAATCGAAGATGCTCTGGTAGCCCGTAACCTGCGCGGTATGAAAACCGTTCAGCCTGCTCTGCAAACCGGTTACTACCTGCGTGCAGCGCGTATCCTCAACAAATGTAAAGGTCACGTTCTGATCGGCACCGGTTTTCCGGTCGTTGATACTTTCGAAACCGATGGCCCTGTTGGCGCTATCGCTCTTTACCGTGCGCTGGAAACCTTAGGTGCAACACCAGTCATTGTATGTGGACCACCGGTATCCCAGGCACTGATGAAAGACTTCCGTGTACACGAAATCCGTGTAGGCGAACACCAGGAACGTAAACTGGAAGCTTTCCAGGCACTGTATCACTACAATCCGGATGCCGTTCTGTCTATCGAACGCCCAGGTCAGGCTGCTGATGGCGGTTACTACAACATGCGTGGCGAAAGCATCAGCCCACGTACCGCTTGCTTCGATACCTTCATTAACAACGCTAAATGCCCAACAATCGGCATCGGCGACGGCGGTAACGAAATCGGCATGGGCAACATCACCGAAGCCCTGAAAGATCTGGACATTGTGTCTGCATCTACCCGCGTGGACGAACTGTGCATCGCAGACGTATCTAACTGGGGTGCATACGGCATCATGTCTTTCCTTAGCCTGTGGAACAACATTGACCTGCTTGAAGCAGTGAAGCCACTGGAAATTCTGGAATACCTGTCTGGTCTGGGTAGCGTCGACGGTGTAACCCGTCTGAACGAACTGACTGAAGACGGTCTGCCAATGGAAGAAGGTGAATCTGTACTGCTGGAACTGCGTAAGATCATCGGCATGGCTTAA
- a CDS encoding NAD(P)/FAD-dependent oxidoreductase: MYTASVKPHLVIIGNGMAGTRLLEELLADAGHEYRISIFGAEPQLAYNRILLSPVLAGESQQSDIQLHNKGWYSRHRIQLYTEDPVIHIDTDNRFISSASGVHLAYEKLVFATGASPVTPEPLRHNKSHHIHQFRTLNDVSQILKSSQTAERAVILGGGLLGLEAAHGLNKAGLKVDVIHRGPWLMNRQLDETAATLLQATLRKRGITAHSNCQMEQIEEISDQQLNISLSNGEQLQTNMLVTAIGIRPNIQLALSSGLDCQQGILVNSQLQTSVSDIYALGECCQLGPHTFGLVAPIWEQAKALAAQLKGHHQQHYQPSPSATQLKVAGIDLFSAGDISEQSPDTDAWRLEDIQQGTYRKLFFKEKKLTGVILYGGVSDGQWYFNLINNQQDISHLQPDMIFGESFCTQKPNSDLHTPLATQPETSAAHAFQNS, from the coding sequence ATGTATACAGCATCCGTCAAACCTCACCTGGTCATTATTGGTAATGGCATGGCAGGTACCCGGTTGCTGGAAGAATTACTCGCCGACGCCGGGCATGAATACCGCATCAGTATCTTTGGTGCTGAACCACAACTGGCGTACAACCGTATTTTACTCTCGCCGGTACTTGCCGGTGAGAGCCAACAGTCAGACATACAACTCCACAATAAAGGCTGGTATAGCCGCCATCGTATCCAGCTTTATACAGAAGACCCGGTTATTCATATCGATACCGATAATCGCTTCATCAGCAGCGCCAGCGGTGTCCATCTGGCATACGAAAAACTGGTATTTGCGACCGGCGCCTCTCCGGTCACACCAGAGCCGCTCCGACATAACAAAAGTCATCATATCCATCAGTTCCGCACTCTCAATGATGTCAGTCAGATTCTCAAAAGCAGCCAAACAGCTGAACGTGCGGTAATACTTGGAGGTGGATTACTGGGACTGGAAGCCGCTCATGGTTTGAATAAAGCCGGTTTAAAGGTTGACGTCATTCACCGTGGCCCCTGGCTGATGAACCGTCAGCTTGATGAAACTGCTGCTACGCTTCTGCAGGCAACACTCCGCAAGCGAGGCATAACTGCCCACTCAAATTGCCAGATGGAGCAGATTGAAGAGATAAGTGATCAACAGCTCAACATCAGTCTCAGCAACGGAGAACAACTTCAGACAAATATGCTGGTAACCGCCATCGGTATTCGACCGAATATTCAGCTGGCACTGAGCAGCGGTCTGGATTGCCAACAGGGAATTCTGGTTAATTCCCAGCTACAGACATCCGTCAGTGATATCTATGCCCTGGGAGAATGCTGTCAGCTCGGCCCACATACTTTTGGGCTGGTCGCGCCTATATGGGAACAGGCAAAAGCCCTCGCAGCTCAGCTTAAAGGACACCACCAGCAACACTACCAACCTAGCCCTTCTGCCACTCAGCTCAAAGTCGCTGGTATCGACCTGTTTTCTGCCGGAGATATTTCTGAGCAATCACCTGATACGGACGCCTGGCGATTGGAAGATATTCAGCAAGGCACTTACAGGAAACTGTTTTTCAAAGAAAAGAAATTAACCGGCGTCATTCTTTATGGCGGCGTCAGTGACGGCCAGTGGTACTTCAACCTCATCAACAATCAACAGGATATCAGCCATTTACAACCAGACATGATATTTGGCGAATCATTCTGCACCCAAAAACCGAATTCAGATTTACATACACCACTAGCGACACAGCCAGAGACAAGCGCTGCCCACGCTTTCCAAAACTCATAA
- a CDS encoding 5-oxoprolinase subunit PxpA — translation MTLQLNCDLGESFGSWKMGLDEAVMPHIDQANIACGFHAGDPLVLEKTLKLAKENDVTIGAHPGYPDLVGFGRRSIKASPAELKAMVMYQIAAIDGMAASMGLSLFYVKPHGAMYNDMMANADVRKVIMEAIASYHRPLVLMLQSTPEAETIQAEADAAGISLWFEIFADRCYDDDGKLLARSKPGAVHTKEKMLAQVKQLKDQGTITTVSGNILNLRADTLCVHGDNMDGVNAIQEIREMIKS, via the coding sequence ATGACGTTACAACTCAACTGTGACTTAGGTGAAAGCTTCGGCTCCTGGAAAATGGGTCTGGATGAAGCGGTTATGCCACATATCGATCAGGCGAACATTGCCTGTGGCTTCCACGCTGGCGATCCGCTGGTATTGGAAAAGACCCTGAAACTAGCAAAAGAAAATGATGTAACTATCGGCGCACATCCGGGTTATCCGGATCTGGTTGGCTTTGGCCGCCGTAGCATCAAGGCATCCCCTGCTGAACTGAAAGCTATGGTGATGTATCAGATTGCTGCGATTGACGGCATGGCAGCCAGCATGGGCCTGTCACTGTTTTACGTTAAACCGCACGGCGCTATGTACAACGACATGATGGCCAATGCTGACGTACGTAAAGTCATCATGGAAGCTATTGCGTCTTACCACCGTCCGCTGGTTCTGATGCTGCAAAGCACACCGGAAGCCGAAACCATTCAGGCTGAAGCTGACGCAGCAGGTATTTCTTTGTGGTTCGAAATTTTTGCTGACCGCTGCTACGACGACGACGGCAAATTACTGGCACGCAGCAAACCCGGTGCCGTTCACACCAAAGAAAAAATGCTGGCTCAGGTTAAACAGCTTAAAGACCAGGGTACTATCACAACGGTAAGCGGCAATATCCTCAACCTGCGTGCAGATACTCTGTGTGTTCATGGCGACAACATGGATGGTGTTAACGCCATTCAGGAAATCCGCGAGATGATCAAATCATGA
- a CDS encoding 5-oxoprolinase subunit C family protein, whose protein sequence is MSGFKVLQPGLLTLIQDAGRIGQHRIGLTTGGPLDSNAFDWANRLLGNNANATALEVSIGGLVMEAQCDTYIVLTGAAMPLKINGTEQEGWCAHKVQAGDRIDIGFSTAGARAYLAVSGGFTVAKSFTSTATVTREGIGGLSGEKLQQGDFLPAEAAPDQQVYRLPEAFRPDYTAAVSLRVVTGYQQDAFSDVQKRLFFSSEYKVTDRADRMGYRLEGPQITPSIDGILSEGICHGAIQVPADGQPIVLLNDRQTIGGYPKIGSMIAMDTARLTQLLPGSAVSFEEISIDAAHNLRCLEQARFARTEPEAL, encoded by the coding sequence ATGAGCGGATTCAAAGTATTACAGCCTGGCCTGTTAACTCTTATTCAGGATGCCGGCCGTATCGGTCAGCACCGTATTGGTCTGACGACCGGCGGACCACTGGACAGCAATGCCTTTGACTGGGCTAACCGCCTGCTTGGCAATAACGCTAATGCAACCGCGCTTGAAGTCAGCATCGGCGGCCTGGTTATGGAAGCCCAGTGCGACACGTATATCGTTCTGACTGGCGCTGCCATGCCACTGAAAATCAACGGCACAGAACAGGAAGGCTGGTGCGCCCATAAAGTGCAGGCCGGTGACCGTATCGATATTGGCTTCTCCACTGCCGGTGCCCGTGCTTATCTGGCCGTTAGCGGTGGTTTCACTGTTGCAAAAAGCTTTACCAGTACAGCAACCGTTACCCGTGAAGGTATTGGTGGTCTTAGCGGTGAAAAACTCCAGCAAGGTGATTTCCTTCCTGCTGAAGCAGCTCCTGACCAGCAAGTGTATCGTCTGCCTGAAGCTTTCCGTCCGGATTACACCGCTGCAGTTTCACTGCGGGTTGTGACCGGTTATCAACAGGATGCTTTCAGCGATGTACAGAAACGTTTGTTCTTTAGCAGCGAATACAAGGTAACTGACCGTGCAGACCGCATGGGCTATCGCCTGGAAGGCCCACAGATTACACCATCAATTGACGGTATTCTGTCTGAAGGCATTTGTCACGGCGCGATTCAGGTACCTGCAGATGGCCAGCCAATCGTACTACTGAACGATCGTCAGACTATTGGTGGCTATCCTAAAATCGGTTCCATGATCGCCATGGATACCGCACGCCTGACCCAGTTACTACCAGGCTCAGCCGTATCTTTTGAAGAAATAAGTATCGACGCAGCACACAACCTGCGTTGTCTGGAACAGGCACGTTTCGCACGGACAGAGCCTGAAGCTCTATAA